The DNA segment GTCGCCAGCACTGAAACCGGTTTCGGCCGTATAGGCTATTGTTCGGGGTGGATCGGTCCGTCGAATCCGCCACGAACCAGCGGTTTCGCGATGTGGCGTCTCGCAACCGGCGGCACCTCGTACCATCCGACTTCGAGGTCACGGTCGATCTCCCGCGCGACCTTCCCGTCCGCGCTCGTCCTGCAGTCTCGACACCGGTAGCCTTGCCCTCGTCCGGCACTCTCCATCGAACGCCCACACTCGGGGCAGTCCGGTGTCGCCAGTGCAGTCTCACGCAAGTCCCGCACCGCGAACTTCTCCAGTTTCAGGGTTCCATCGCTCACTTCGCCACAGACGGTTACGTCGTCGCCGACTCTGAGCGCCCGAACTCGGTCACGAAATCGCTTGGTCGGCTCGAACGCTGCACACTCGATCGTGTGCTTGCCGTCGCCAACCGTCAGGAACACGTGGCCACCTGTGTGGGTCTCCGGCGGCTCGGTGATCGTCCCGTCGACGCAGTACGCGCGTCCGTCAGTCGTCTCCCCGATCGTCGCCGGTTCGAGGTGAGCGTCTGTCCCCTGGTTGGTCACGAACAGCTGTCGGCTAGCCACCGGCTCGCTCTCGATACGGTCAGCGACGCTTTCGACCACATCCGGATCGTCACCACGGATACCATAGAGGATCGGGCACGGCGTGTGCGGGATACAGACTGCCTGGCCCTCGCCGCGATCGACGGTGTCCCAGGCGTCGGGATAGGCCGCCTCGGCGGCCGCGAAGACCGGTTCGCGATCGACATCCCGATCGGTTCCCCAGCGCTCGCGCTCGCGATAGCTGATCGACTCGTAGGTCCACTCCTCGAAGGCTTCCCAGGCACCGACCGCGGCCAGTGCCCCGATCAACCCGCGACCGTTGCCCCGCGACAGCGTCGCGAAGCCGTGGCGGTCGGTCAGCTCGCGGGCGTCGTCGATATCGTGGTGGGTCCTGATCGCCCTGCGAGCGAACTCGGCCACGTCGTCAGGTATCCACTCTGGTTTGCCGTCAGCGACGACGACGCCGGGGTTGGTGCGGGGGTCCTCGGTCTCGGCCAGCTCGATCACCTCGCCGATGAGAGTGCGGGCGGTATCGACATCGGCGTCGGTGTGGACTGCCAGCGCGGCGTTGCCCCGCGTCTTGTGCTCGACGGCGGGGTTGAGCCGAACCAGAAGCGTTCGCTCGACGTTCCAACCCGCCTCTCGCAGTCGCCTCGCGAGTCTGGCGGCGACGTAGGTCGTACACATCCCGCGATCGCGGGAATCCGTATCGTCCAGGCCGACGACGGTCACAGCAGGTCGTACTCGATTGTGCCACTAATAGTGCTCGTTGTCCCTCTGTTCCACGATTCGTGGGGTCGCATCGATGCCTCGCTACTACGACGGCTGTCGCATCGGCCCCAGATATTTACAGGTGAATTCCTAATAACGCCTAAAAGATCATGGTGGATGCGAATGCTCCAGCTGAGAGTGTCGCCGACAACCCTGTCGCTCGCCTCACCGAGCAGTTCGTCACCTACGTCGAGCTGGTCGCCGCGGCCGTGTTCGCGCTCCTGTTTGCCATCGGCGTCGGTGATCTCGTCCTTCAGATCGGGGACGCTGTCCTGACGGGATCGATCACCGACCCGCTCGTCGTGATCGGGTTCATCGACACGGGACTGCTATTGCTCATCATCGTCGAGGTCTACCAGACGGTGATCGCCTACACGACGAAAAGCGGCACTGCCGAAATCGTCCGTCTGGTCATCTACACCGGCGTGATCGCGATGGTTCGGAAGGCTATCGTCTTCCGGGTCAGTGAGTACCCGACGACCGGCGATGCGCTGGCCGCTTCCGTCGCGTATACGGTTCTTCTCCTCGGACTGGGCGTGCTGCTCGTCATCCAACGAGACTGAGGTCCGTCCGCATTCCAGCGGGATACCCGTCTTGCTACGAAACGCTACAGAACTGTCTCCGTGTCTCTTTGCTGGCGGGAAGCACCGCCGGCGGTTCGATCTACGAGCACTTCTATATCAATCACGGGGGAACCTTCGTGGAAAACCGCAATACGACGCTTCTCCGCCTGCCGCAAACCATATATGCGATGAACTACTTACGTCTAGTTCGAGATACCGATGTCCCGATCCGCACTGGTCGAGAACGTGATCGCGATGTTAGAGGACGCGGGGTTCCTCGTCAGCGACCGGTGTGCGATCCGCCCGAAGAGTTTCGACGTGGCCGCCCGGCGCGGGCGAGACACTGTCCTGGTGAAGATCCTCGGCAACATCGACGCGTTCGACGGCCGGACCGGCGCGGAGATGCGCCGGCTCGGGGAGTACCTCCGGGCGACGCCGATCGTCATCGGGCTGCGCACCCGTGACGAGGATCTCAAGCCGGGCGTGGTCTACTTCCGCCACGGGGTCCCCGTCCTCTCGCCGGACACCGCGATGGACCTGTTCGTCGAGGAAGTCCCGCCGCTGATCTACGCCGCTCCCGGCGGGCTGTACGTCAACATCGACAGCAAGATCCTCGAGGACGTCCGCCAGGAGCGCGAGTGGAGCCTCGGCAAGCTCGCCAAGGAGCTCGGCGTCTCCCGGCGCACCGTCTCGAAGTACGAAGACGGCATGGACGCAAGCGTGGATGTCGCCGCCAAACTTGAG comes from the Halapricum desulfuricans genome and includes:
- a CDS encoding tRNA(Ile)(2)-agmatinylcytidine synthase — encoded protein: MTVVGLDDTDSRDRGMCTTYVAARLARRLREAGWNVERTLLVRLNPAVEHKTRGNAALAVHTDADVDTARTLIGEVIELAETEDPRTNPGVVVADGKPEWIPDDVAEFARRAIRTHHDIDDARELTDRHGFATLSRGNGRGLIGALAAVGAWEAFEEWTYESISYRERERWGTDRDVDREPVFAAAEAAYPDAWDTVDRGEGQAVCIPHTPCPILYGIRGDDPDVVESVADRIESEPVASRQLFVTNQGTDAHLEPATIGETTDGRAYCVDGTITEPPETHTGGHVFLTVGDGKHTIECAAFEPTKRFRDRVRALRVGDDVTVCGEVSDGTLKLEKFAVRDLRETALATPDCPECGRSMESAGRGQGYRCRDCRTSADGKVAREIDRDLEVGWYEVPPVARRHIAKPLVRGGFDGPIHPEQ
- a CDS encoding phosphate-starvation-inducible PsiE family protein, with protein sequence MVDANAPAESVADNPVARLTEQFVTYVELVAAAVFALLFAIGVGDLVLQIGDAVLTGSITDPLVVIGFIDTGLLLLIIVEVYQTVIAYTTKSGTAEIVRLVIYTGVIAMVRKAIVFRVSEYPTTGDALAASVAYTVLLLGLGVLLVIQRD
- a CDS encoding transcriptional regulator — protein: MSRSALVENVIAMLEDAGFLVSDRCAIRPKSFDVAARRGRDTVLVKILGNIDAFDGRTGAEMRRLGEYLRATPIVIGLRTRDEDLKPGVVYFRHGVPVLSPDTAMDLFVEEVPPLIYAAPGGLYVNIDSKILEDVRQEREWSLGKLAKELGVSRRTVSKYEDGMDASVDVAAKLEELFDAPLTSPVEVLDGADEIRDDEPTPDDPEVNPEDEPIVTVLTRVGFDVHPTERAPFKTVSENEQRRQQMLTGHSEFTETAEKRARIMSSVGEVTGTTSVYVVERATREAVEGTALIEESEMEAIDDADELRDLIRERADGSAD